Within Dermacentor albipictus isolate Rhodes 1998 colony chromosome 3, USDA_Dalb.pri_finalv2, whole genome shotgun sequence, the genomic segment ATGTTGTAGTATAGAACCTGGTCACGACGACAGCGCGAGTGTAACGATGCGAGCGTCATCGTTTACACTGAGTTTCACGAAATATGTCATACGTGTATGAAACAtgcgctgtttctttctttcgctctccTTAGCCCAACTACAAGAACATATCGAAAACGTGCAACTTGTGGCGGAACTACGACGACATTGGCTATTCCTGGGACAGCATCTACAATACTGTCAAATATGAAGCCACCAACCAAGAAATATTGGCAGAAGTATCGGGGCCTGGCGCTTGGACTGATCCCGACGCGGCAAGTGATTCGAGAAAGTTTTCTTACTAATTAGAAAAACACTAATGACATGTATGAAAACCTCCATCCCCAACGCCCATTAATGATTCTCTCTCTAAGCCTTTCTAGACATGTCGTATTAATTCTTGAAATAATTTTCCCAGCTCTTCAGTGCGAAAGGTGATTCAGCAACACAAGAAATAATTAGAATAACAAGAATGCCCccttatttcttttgcttttttctcaTTGCTTAGTGTTGCATACTCCCGTCAACCAAAGTCACTAAGCCGATAAGTCAACAAGTGAAAACGGTTTATTTTCAACAAACTTGCTGCAGCCAAAGGCAGCTTGGGGGCGTCTGGGGTCCCGTACTGGAAGCGGCCTAACACAATTTTGTTTTACAGTTGTTCCGTTCTCGCTGAGGGGACTATATATAGTGTTTGTGAAAAACAACTATATATGGTAAATAAGCAGTATAATGGGCTTATCTTAAGTGCTTTTATTCGACTGCCGATGTCATCACGAGCAGACTTAGGCACCTGTTTCCTATACTGTCCCACGAGACCagtttatttttaattttctgaGGCACTCTAATTACTTTTCGATAATCCACCAATAACTAGCTCGTCAACCTTTGGCACAGCCTGTGACATCTGAAAGAACTGCTTCCGGAACCTCGTAAAACTTGCGTCGCCGTCCGCATCTATTTCGTTTCACATATACATTTATAGCGAGAAAAATGGGCTCCTACTAAATTCACAGTGAAAGCTTAGTGTGCTATTCAGCTCgacttttcatttctttcatGTCCTTCATATCTTGCGCCCGCctttttctgcattttctttgcgcctttaaacatttgcactgatCCGACGCGGTTGCTTGGTGGCTacggtgttggactgctaagcacgagttggcgggatcgaatcctggccacggcggcggccgcatttcgatgggagcaagagagagaaaagaatacagagaaaggcaaggaggttaaccagaggtagttccctACCTTGCACGaagggaagggttaagggggataaaaagagaaatagaatggaagggggagatagagagaaagagagacgagcactaacaaagcgcgtacactataaagtggtagggggcggcgttcttaaagtctatcgtgaagccccgtagaccgcaggaaccttaataacgtgAGTAAGGGTGGGagaaaaatgcgaaaacacccgtgtacttttcCGTGCACTACCCGCTGTGGTTGGTctgtggctatagtgttgggctgctgaatacgcggtcacgggattgaatcccggccacggcggccgcatttcgatgggggcgaaatgcgaaaacacccgtgtacttagatttaggtgcacgttaaagaaccccaggtgatccaaatttccggagtcctccactacggcatgcctcataatcagagaatggttttggcacgtgaaaccccataacttttttaAACGTTTGCACTGTGCATTGCGCGTATACCGTTTAAATTGAGAATGCATATTTCAGATTGTTACTGGAAACTACGGCTTGACAATTGAGCAAGAGCGCATCCAGATGGCTTACTGGGCCATAATGGCAGCGCCTATGATCATGTCGAACGACCTTCGAAGCATTAATAGGGAATCCAAGGAACTGCTCCTCAACAAATACATAATAGCTGTCAACCAAGATCCGCTGGGACTAATGGGAAGGCGCCAGTCAAAGGTAAATGCGAGCCTTATGCAACATAGATCTTTGAGTGATAGAATAATTCGTGAAAAACATAACTTGAATGGTTACAATGCCTgctttttgttgtatttttgttACCAAATTAGCATATCGGCAATAATTAACACGATAAAAATTGTTAGAATCGAACATCGCTGTGGCTATTGTTAAAGTACTTCATGACAATCTAGTAACAAGATTCTAATATTCACCGTACAAAATTTGAAGAAGTGTCAAGTTTTAACGTTGCCTAAACATAAAATTTATGGTAAAGAAAAATTAAGAAGAACCCTCCGACGGGAGTGAAACAAGCTTGCTGTAGCGTCATACAAGAACAAATATCTTGCAGTAATTCACAACCTATCTTGGTAATTCACAACCCTGCGCTTCGGGCCTTAGTCTGGCCTTCCAATTTTGTCATTATGCTTATTATCTACTGCCCAGATAAATAACACGGAGCTCTGGGCCAGATGGGTAACTCCAAAACTGCCTGATGGTCGCATGTCCCTGGCTGTTCTTGTACACAACGCCAACGTCCTTGGTGGACCCTCGAGAATAGTTCTTGGAATCTCTGACCTAGACCTGGATAGCCCAGACGGTTATCAGGTCACCGACTTGGTTCGTGGCAACACATTTATCGGAGTCTTCTACCCAGGCCAGAGCCTCACAGTAACCCTGCCACCATCGGATCTTTTGTTCATCAAGGCCACTGCGATCCAAGTTTGAAAAGCTCATGGGACATCTGAAAAAACATTATAGTTGATTTAGGTGTCTTAGAAAAACACTGGAAGCACCTTCGCATCAAATGTTTATAATTTAGGTGAATTCCTTAGGTCATTGTGCGCTATGTCCTCACACTATGCCTCTTCATAGGCCTGTGAGgtctttctaaataaataaataatagcacCACGCATTACGGTATTGGCACAGCATGATCGTCCCAGTTCGCCTCTGTGTTATTTTTCAGATCCTAGCTGTATCATTTTGTCACGCCACTGGACGCTGTATTACTCCCATGACATGAGCTGACAGGGCGCCGTAGCAATATCTGTTGCCTTCCATTGTGTCACTCTatcaagtaaaaaaataaaaatgaaataaagaaccaTCATTATTTTCCTCTTTAATAGTGATATGAACAGAAAGGTGCTTGTCTCGACGCTTTTAAACATTTTACGTTATCATATATAGCGATCGCCTCAAATATATATCGGCAAATAAATTTATAACTACATGACAGAAAACGGCGACAAACATATGATGAAGGTATAACTGCACTGCTTTTACtataatgcgaaaaaaaaagagttgtacATTATCACAGAAGAATGTACACTTGCTTTTTGAAAGAAATGTCACGATATGTTGTCAATAAAAGTACGTAGAGGGATAAAAAGCAACAAACCTAGAGCACTGCACTTCGGATTTATTCCTGGGCTTGCTTATTTTAGGCTTTACCAGTGCAGGCGATTATATGTTATAGATTGACACTGTCAGTATAGCATATGTAGTAAGGGTCATGGAAGCACCCGTCTCCGCAAACAAGGAACAGTTCACGTAGGACAGTACTAGATGAGACATTCGATGGTTTCATCGCAGACATATACAACACGACTCTGAGCTATTCTATTGCGAAGCGAATAGGCGTTTGGGAACCTCACGCCAAGCCAAAAACAGCACAGCAGCAGTAATTGCTGTTGCAGCAGTCCTGGAGAAATACGGAATCTGGGGTGGGTAGTTGATGGAATCTAAACGGGAATTCTCTAAGTTATTTGAGCTCTATTGTGTTAAAGTGAGTTCGGCAGTGAGCCTGCACAGCGCAATTGAAGCAGCTGTACTTGAGCTTGGCATAGAGATACATCCGAGACCACCACAGCCATGACGGGCGAATACATTGATTTCACGGCGAGTTTAACTGCGTCACCGCTGCGGCAAAGCATGCCCGTAGTAGAGCTGTGCTTAGCGCACCACCCAAAGGCAGCTTGACGCACTTAGATTTTGTTTTCGTGCTTCTCCCACCCTCCTCacaccccagaatttattttacTGAGACTAACCGGCTTAACCTACGAGATGAATGGACAGAAAGGTGAAGACAAGAGTTATACAATTAAAGCTGTGCTGAGAAGACACATCTCGCCCTCAAAATCCGGTGGTAAAACACAAAATGAAATGCGCCGCGGTATTTACTTGAAGGTTGTCTTGAAACCAAAAATGCACGACAGGTGCGCATGTGAGGCTGAACCTAGGAAGATAGGTCTATACATCAGCATTGTCATTCCCATGATACCGTTATCCATATCCATTATCCGATATCCATAAGAAGGGAGCATATGATATGCTTTTTTCCATTGTGCAGTGgtcagtgtgcctcataattgtgCATATAGGCGCATAATTCTCATTGTCATAATATAATGTAATAGTACGCAGCAGCTTGGACCAAAAAAAATGCCAAGAGGGCTGACAGCTGTCATCAGCGGGATGCACAGCACCCGCGTACTTCAGAAAAGACGTGAAATGGGTATTGCATCGGACGCACCTCGCGCGCTCACGCGTGCATTCCACATTCGCAAGTATGTAGACCAATGCAGACACGCAGATGAAgacgaaagagaaagaaaaccacTGCTGGCGGCTTTGAGGGGCTTGTGAAAAGTATGCACACAACTCGTATATCTGAACACAATGTTTCAGTAAATCTGAAATGCAACCAAGAATGAGTAAACTGCGTTTCATCGATGTACTTCATGTGCTACACGCCAACGAGCTTCTTTTGAAGTTTTGAAGAACTTTAGAAATTATTTTCCACGAATCGTTATCTAACACGCATGCTCAAGCAGTTGCAGATAATAATCACATGTTACCGTATACTCTTACTATATGCAGAGAAGAGACCGCTGCGTGAAGTTCGGAGGATAAGACTATTGGTGCATTTGCCGAGCTTCTGGCTCCCTGGTCAAGTTTATTAGTGCTATTATATTATTGCGGTAGCAGTTAATGCGAGGCGCGTTCGCGCCGTTGGCAAGTCGGAtttgacggcgcatgcgcggctcgcGCGCGGCCGGTCTCAGAGACGCGGGGTGCGTTTGAGTGAATCGCGTCGGTGGCGCAGTCAGGGGCACGAGCGTTGCGCGCGCACACGCTGCGAGCACACCTCCTGCTCGGTGCGTGCGCTGGTCTGAGCGGAACGGGTGGTAAGCGTCAACCTAACGTCATGTAACATTGCACTGCGCGTTGACTACACAGCCGACGGTTTCCCGTCGGTCTCACCTCGTATCGACCATGGTGGCGCGATGCCTGCAATACCACTGGCGGCGCTCTTCATCTCGCCAGccttgtgagacgcctggtagctgttTGTTCTGTCCAGCAGGGGCTGCCTTAAGTGCTCCGTAGCGCCAACACGTCGCACACGCGtgttagaacaccgtccgaggagtTCAATCGCAACGCTAAAGCTTGTTATCACTGTCAATGCTTCCTCCTGTGGGAGAAACTGCCAAATGCTCAGTCGCACGCCGATCCTGAACATAGTACAGTCTAACTAGCGGTACACGCCACACGGCGATGCCACCTGTGCTACCACGCGGCGGCACCGCGCGGTGACACGGTGGGGTAGCGTTTCTCGCATTCTTACCTCGTGACAGCCAGCGTTTCGAGACGCTGTCGCGGAGGCGCTGCAAGTCTGGTCGCATCGGTGGCCGCAAACGCTGTACAGTGTTTCCAATTCTCCCTTGA encodes:
- the LOC135917509 gene encoding alpha-galactosidase A-like isoform X2, giving the protein MAERLMYDGYKAAGYEYVIIDDCWSFYYRSQGKLIGDTRRFPRGMKAVAEEVHGRGLKFGIYTDIGTKTCGGYPGSFGYYKTDAQTFADWGVDYVKVDGCSADPKQMDDLYVEMGEALRSTGRRMMYSCEWPLYQQKAGIMPNYKNISKTCNLWRNYDDIGYSWDSIYNTVKYEATNQEILAEVSGPGAWTDPDAIVTGNYGLTIEQERIQMAYWAIMAAPMIMSNDLRSINRESKELLLNKYIIAVNQDPLGLMGRRQSKINNTELWARWVTPKLPDGRMSLAVLVHNANVLGGPSRIVLGISDLDLDSPDGYQVTDLVRGNTFIGVFYPGQSLTVTLPPSDLLFIKATAIQV
- the LOC135917509 gene encoding alpha-galactosidase A-like isoform X1, with the protein product MGWITRTRFMCNQCALGRYENCLTHSLITEMAERLMYDGYKAAGYEYVIIDDCWSFYYRSQGKLIGDTRRFPRGMKAVAEEVHGRGLKFGIYTDIGTKTCGGYPGSFGYYKTDAQTFADWGVDYVKVDGCSADPKQMDDLYVEMGEALRSTGRRMMYSCEWPLYQQKAGIMPNYKNISKTCNLWRNYDDIGYSWDSIYNTVKYEATNQEILAEVSGPGAWTDPDAIVTGNYGLTIEQERIQMAYWAIMAAPMIMSNDLRSINRESKELLLNKYIIAVNQDPLGLMGRRQSKINNTELWARWVTPKLPDGRMSLAVLVHNANVLGGPSRIVLGISDLDLDSPDGYQVTDLVRGNTFIGVFYPGQSLTVTLPPSDLLFIKATAIQV